The Streptomyces sp. NBC_00162 genome window below encodes:
- a CDS encoding fatty acid desaturase family protein: MTAIDPTAHLTAEQIEELGRELDAIRDEVIASRGEEDAAYIRKVISAQRKLELVSRGVLLFSFFPPAWLIGTAGLSVAKIMDNMEIGHNVLHGQWDWMRDPKIHSTTWDWDHVSPADQWKHSHNELHHTYTNVIGKDNDLGYGIMRVDEDQKWHPFHLGQPLWNFINACFFEYGIAAYDLELAKNLHKRRRKNPEFRARAKAVGRKIRKQVLKDYVIHPLLSGPSFLTTLAATFTANLVRNIWSHSVIMCGHFPEGVQVFERRSIKDETRGQWYLRQMMGSANISGSRAMHFMTGNLSHQIEHHLFPDLPSNRYAEVAVKVRALFEKYELEYVTGPLPKQVFSAWRKVFRLSLPNKKPKVKTPDREQELVAA; the protein is encoded by the coding sequence TTGACCGCCATCGACCCCACCGCCCACCTGACCGCGGAGCAGATCGAGGAGCTGGGACGCGAGCTGGACGCGATCCGCGACGAGGTGATCGCCAGCCGCGGCGAGGAGGACGCCGCCTACATCCGCAAGGTCATCTCGGCGCAGCGCAAGCTCGAGCTGGTCAGCCGGGGCGTGCTGCTGTTCTCCTTCTTCCCGCCCGCGTGGCTGATCGGCACCGCCGGTCTGTCCGTGGCGAAGATCATGGACAACATGGAGATCGGCCACAACGTCCTGCACGGCCAATGGGACTGGATGCGGGACCCGAAGATCCACTCCACCACCTGGGACTGGGATCACGTCTCGCCAGCCGACCAGTGGAAGCACTCGCACAACGAGCTGCACCACACGTACACCAACGTGATCGGCAAGGACAACGACCTCGGCTACGGCATCATGCGCGTCGACGAGGACCAGAAGTGGCACCCGTTCCACCTCGGCCAGCCGCTGTGGAACTTCATCAACGCCTGCTTCTTCGAGTACGGCATCGCAGCGTACGACCTGGAGCTCGCCAAGAACCTGCACAAGCGCCGCCGCAAGAACCCGGAGTTCCGCGCGCGGGCCAAGGCCGTGGGCCGCAAGATCCGCAAGCAGGTGCTCAAGGACTACGTGATCCACCCGCTGCTGTCGGGCCCGTCGTTCCTCACCACGCTCGCCGCCACGTTCACCGCGAACCTGGTCCGCAACATCTGGTCCCACTCGGTGATCATGTGCGGGCACTTCCCCGAGGGCGTACAGGTCTTCGAGCGCCGGTCGATCAAGGACGAAACGCGCGGCCAGTGGTACCTGCGCCAGATGATGGGCTCGGCGAACATCAGCGGCAGCAGGGCCATGCACTTCATGACCGGCAACCTGTCGCACCAGATCGAGCACCACCTGTTCCCGGACCTGCCGAGCAACCGGTACGCCGAGGTCGCGGTGAAGGTGCGCGCGCTGTTCGAGAAGTACGAGCTGGAGTACGTCACCGGGCCGCTCCCCAAGCAGGTGTTCTCCGCGTGGCGCAAGGTCTTCCGGCTCTCACTGCCGAACAAGAAGCCCAAGGTCAAAACGCCGGACCGCGAGCAGGAGCTCGTCGCGGCCTGA